The Acidobacteriota bacterium genome contains the following window.
CAAGCGTCGTCCGCGGTGGAGCCGCGACATTATCGTTCCGATCGGCACCTGAAGCAGCTCGGCGGCTTCCTTGTACGAAAATTCCTCGACATCCGTCAGCAGAACGACCTGGGCAAATTTTGCGGGAACGCGGCGAATAGCTTCAATGATCTCTTCGTCCCTCAGATTCTGCGGGATCGGCGGTTCGAAGGCGACGGTTTGGGCGATCTGCTCCTCGGTGTCCTCGACGAGCTTGAGCTGGCCGAGCTTCATACGGCGTTTGCCGTTGACGCGATAGAGGATCGTGACGAGCCAGGCACGGCAGTTGGTGTCGGGCGAATAGCGGTGGAAAGATCTCAGCGCCTGAACAAACGTTTCCTGCGTCAGATCCTCGGCAGTTTCCTTGTCGCGGACGAGCCAGTACGCGACGCGATACACGTCCGGCATCAACGGCAAAGCCTCAGCCTCGAACGCCGCCCATTCTTTTTCCCGCTCCCGTCCCAAACCAAACATATTTGCCCGCCAGCTCAATAATGCCTGAGAGTGCATGGATTATTCCCGCTCGTTGCAAAAGCCCGCGCGTCAGCAAGGGCGAATCATTCAACTCGAGTATAACGCCCTTGCTTACGCGCGGGCTTTTGCATTCCACATTTCCGAATCCGGAATAAACCGCTCACCGAACTGAATAGTAACAACGTTAGCAACGTGCGCTACATTTATACATATTATGAGAAACATTCATACATTCACCGCAATTTTGATACTTGCAGCGATAACGGCAGTTATCGGTTTCGCATGTGCGAGCAAAGCCGCGACTGAAACCGCAAAGGTCGCTGAGCCGATAGCTGAGACCGCACCGACACCGGCGAAAAATGGGGCAAAGCCCGGAGCGGACGATGTTTTTGACGGGCAAAAGGTCGTCAAGACCGACGAAGCGTGGAGAAAGGAGCTTTCGGCCGAGGCATATCATGTTCTTCGCGAAGAAGGAACCGAACGCGCCTTCACGGGTGAATACGCTGACAATCACGAGGACGGCGATTATTACTGTGCCGCGTGTCATCTCAAGCTTTTCAGCTCGAAAACAAAGTTCGAGTCAGGCACCGGCTGGCCGAGCTTTTACGAGCCGATCAACAAAAAGAACGTAGTCGAAAAAACCGACAAACTGCTCGGCTACGAACGCACCGAGGTCGAATGCGCCCGCTGCGGCGGACATCTCGGCCACGTCTTCGACGATGGGCCGCAGCCGACGGGATTGAGATATTGTATGAATTCGGTTTCTCTGAAGTTTGAGAAGGCTGCGAAGTAAAGGCTATTTCTTTTTAAAGCGGAAGATGGCGTAGGCGATCAGGAACAACCCGATCACGATCTCTGAGATCCTGCCAAATCCATGGCCACTTGGCAAAAGGCCGTTCGTGGTCGCGGCACTTGCGAGAAACCATATGCCGGCGAGGAGTAGAATTAGCCAGAGATATTTCATCGCTTAACACGCCGGCTTGAAGCCGGCGTTCCATTTACCAATTGACCTTTCCTTCCTGCGAAGTGTCGATCTGGGCCAGCTCGACGCCTTCGTTGTAGAAGAAGATCTTCATGTTATCGAAGAGGAACTGATGCGAATCGGGATTTGAAACGTCCAAGCCGAAGTGGTTGATGAGCTGGTTCTGCTTTTGCAGCCACTCTTTCCAGCAGCCCTGACACATCTCTTCACCGATCTTTTGACCCAGTTCCGTAGGTATCGGCGCGTAACCGATCGGCTCGGTCTTCTGATCGCAGCGTCCACATTTAAATTTATCACCAAATAAAGCCATAGAGAGATTTTATCACAGACTGGAGCGCAAGCATCTTGCTTGCCAAGCAGGTTCCTCCGGCGTGATGGCGTAGGGATTGTTTCACTGACGATCCACTCAAAAACGGGCGAGCAGGATGCTCACCCTCCAGTCACATTCCTTTTGCCAACAGAATAGCTGCCAAAACATCATCGTCCGAAGGCTTAAAAAGGCTCACAGCCTGCACCTTGTGATATGCGACCTTGCCGTTGCCGTCGATGACGACCACACCGCGGGCCGAACGGCCGGGGAGCCAGGATTTCATGTCGTACAGCTCCGAAACCTTGCGGTCCGCGTCCGACAAAAGCCGCAGCGGCAACTGATTCTTATCAGCAAACCCCTTATGCGACTCGACCGTGTCGGTCGATATCCCGACAACCTCAGCCCCCGTCGCCTGATACTCCGACCAGTGATCCCGAACCGAACAAAGCTGCGCCGTACAAACCGGTGTATTATCGCCCGGATAAAAGAGCAGAACCACCGGTTTGCCTTGGTGTTCGTTGAGCGTCCAGCTGTTGCCGTCGCCATCTAATAGGGTGAAATTCGGTGCGATATTTCCAGTGGTCATTTTGTTATTTTATGTCAGAAAACTTATCACCCATACTGCGTAGAACCAGATAAATCCCATATACGAAATAAAATGTACTTTCCTGATCGTGACCCAGTCGTAGACAAAGAGGGAGATAAAAAACGCATTCCATACCAGAGGGATACTGATTAAAAGATTTACATCTACAAACATGTCTAAAGAGCGACTCAGTATCGGCTCTAACATGTAAAAGATAGCTACCAGAATCAGTCGCTTGTGTTTCTCGGGTATTTTTCGATATTTGTAGGCCGCAAAGATCAGGACTGCAAAGCTCACCATGAAAAACCGATTGGGCCTTGCATAGAATGCAAGATTGCCCCAGCCCTTGTAGGTGGCAATAAAGATGTAAAAGGTGCTTATCACCACACCGGCCGCGACTATCATGCCGGCAATGCCTAATTTTTTGTGAGCCTCCAAATTATCTTTACGAATAAAGGTGGTCTGAATAACAAAAATGACCATCCACAAAAGCAAAATGATCCCGTGAATGACGAACTTAGGGTCGTGATTGCTCTCTTGTCCGACGTCGGTGATCAGGTTGTCCGAGAATGCGAGCAGCGACAACAAAAGCACCACGATACTGATAACTGAAAAGTAGTATTTCCTCACGACTCCTCCCGGAAAGGTCTATTGAAAATCCCTAATATCCTTAAACGGCTTCTCCGCGTCGTTAAAATCAGGCCGGTAGTAATGTGATGCCGATTCGTATTCCTGCATGAAGCCTTCTTCCATGCCGATATCTTCCAGTAAAGATACGGCTTCGAACCATTCGCCTTCGGAGATGCGACGAGACAATAGAATATAGCGGTCGTCGGTCGCGGCTTTGTTGGTGGCGTAGTATTGGGCCATGAGCGAGATGGCGGTTTTGGGTGATAATTCGTCACGGATCCAGCGTAGGTTTGATTCGATGTCGGCGATGCCGTTTGGCAGGACCAGCAGGCGGATCATGAGGCCGCGTTTCAGCAAACCGTCTTCGCCAAACTGCAGCGTGTCGCCCATTTGGCGGTGCATTTCCTTGATCGCGGCACGGGCGTGTTCCTTGTAATCGCGAACCTTGGAATACTGAAAACCGGCGTCCGAATCGGCGTATTTCAGATCAGGCAGATAGATATCAACGATGCCATCGAGCAGCCGCAGGACCTCGACCGAATCGTAGGCGTTCGTGTTGTAAACGATCGGCAGCGTCAGCCCTTGTTGGGCCGCAAGCAAGATCCCGCGGGCCATCTGCGGGGCAAAATGTGTGGGCGAGACAAAGCCGATGTTGTGCACGCCTTTTGCCTGCAGCTCAAGCATCATCTCGGCGAGGCGTTCATGGGTTATCTCGTTCTTTTTCTGCGTTTTCCAGGTTTGCGAGATCTGATAATTCTGGCAGTAAACGCAGCGGAGATTGCAGTTGCCGAAGAATATGTTTCCCGCACCATTGGTGCCCGATAGACACGGCTCTTCGCCAAAATGGGCGGTGTATGACGAGACGATCGGTAGACGGCCCGAATAGCACGCCGCGATCTCGTCATTGAGCCGGTTGTTGCCGCAGTCTTTCGGGCAGATAGTGCAGGAGGCGAGGAGAACTTCGAGCCGCTTGACCCGAGACTCCAACTCACCCGAATCTAAAAGCCCAATATAATTAGGTTGTGTATCAGCCATCCCAGTCACTTAACTCTTAATAACCACGCGGCAATGATAACAACTTTGGTGTTTATCATCTTTTTTATGCCAACGATGAGTTTGTCCTTCTGCTTCACAGTCATCTGGCATATCAGGATAAAAATGATTCAAATACTCAGTCGAATTTAGATCACTAGTCTGCATTGAGGAAAATATTTCTGTTTTATTGCTGACCTTTTTATCGAACAAATGAAATACATCTACGAAGCCCGTAAACTCAGAGCCCAAGGAATCATCACAATACTGATTTGCTTCTTTCTCGGCCTTCTTAATAGCGGAATCCCAGTCTTTAGCCTCGATCAAAATTATCCTTTCTTCATAAATTTGGCGACGGGAATCAGTCGCCGGAAGACGAAATATACACTTTGCGGAATACCAAGATTTTTTCATTAGGTCTATTCTCCGCCAAGAGTGTTAGATACTTTGCGTTCACGTTTTTCCTTTAGTTTGGCGGTGTTCAAGCCGTTGTGTCTGCCGTGTTTTGCGTATTTACTGGTAATGTCGTCAGGAGCAACGTTGCGGGCGAGTTCCCACGTAAAATCCATCTCTGCATTCACCGTCGCGGTCGCCATTCTGGTCTCTTTGATCATCAGCAGGCTGCCCCAAAACAGGCACATGATGCCCCCGATCCCAAATGCGATCGGGAAGAGCTGGAGCATCCTGTATTTTGTAAGAAATGCCGCCGTTGCGATGAGGACGCTTGTCAGAACGAATGCACCGATGCCGTAGTAGAATGTGCCGAGAGCACGCTGCAATATGCGCGAACGGCTGGTGACTTTGTCGAGCAGATCGACCACGACCTCAACACGTTTATCGTAAAGCGGCACCTCATCGCGGTCCTCGACATAGATCAGCTCGCCGAGACGTATCTCGAGCTGACGAACGCGATCGACCACGCGACCCAGACGCGTCGAGGTCGAGAGCACGAGCGAACCGGTTGCCGAGATAAGCAGGGCAGGTGTGACCATCGCGGTCAGGAATTCGATAGTCGTGTTCAGGGCGTTGGAATCAATGTTGATCAACTCGTCAGCGAACATATTCTCGAATTCTACGCTATAATTTCGGAAAAATGAACAGATTCACCGATCAACCACGCGGCACGGTCACAAATGTACGGCACGAGAGCACAGTATTAAAGGGTAATCCGCTGGGCGACCCGCATGAGCGCGATCTTTTTGTCTATCTGCCGCCGGGTTATGAGGAAAGCGACGAAAGATATCCGACGGTCTATTGCTTGACCGGTTTCACCGGCCGCGGGCAGATGCTGATGAACGATTCGGCATTCACGCCCAACATCGCCGAGCGAATGGACCGCCTGATCGCCGCTGGAACGATAAGCCCAATGATCGTCGTCATGCCGGATTGCTTTACATATTTCGGCGGTTCGCAGTATATAAATTCAACCGCGACCGGCAGATACGAGGACTATCTGACTCGGGAGATCGTGCCGCTCATTGATGAAAGATTTCGAACGATTTCGTCACGAGATTCGCGAGCCGCGATGGGAAAATCGTCGGGCGGTTACGGTTCGCTGATCATGGGAATGCGGCACGCGGATCAGTTTGGGATGATCTGCTCGATCGCGGGCGATTGCTATTTCGAATACTGCCTGCCGCAGGATTTTGCCAAGGCCTTCCGCCTGATCAAGGGCGACCCGAAAGCTTTAATGGAAAAGATCTGGTCAACCGAAAAGCACGGCCGCGACGCCCATGCCGCGATCAACACGATCGGAATGAGCGCGTGCTATTCGCCAAACGGGACTGATTTCGACCTGCCGTTTGATCTCGAAACCGGAGAAATGCGGCAGGATGTATGGGAGCGTTGGCTCGGACACGATCCGGTTCGTCTCGTTGCAAAGCACGCAAAAGATCTAAAGTCGTTAAAATTGCTTTTTCTCGACGCCGGAAAAAGTGACGAATTCAATCTCGATGTCGGAGCTAGGATCTTATCAAAACGGCTGAAAGATCACGGCATCGAACACATCCACGAGGAATTCGACGGCGGACATTTTGGGGTTTCTTATCGTTTTGATCGATCACTTGAGCTGATCTCGGGAGCTATTTGAACCACAGGAAGTTAGGGAACATAGTTTGGTCGGAAGGAACAACATTTATGTGTCTATGTTTCTATGTGGTTAAACTTCCGACATAACGCGCTCGACCTCGGCATTCATCCGGCCCGTCATCATGAACCACATCATTTTGTAATCCGAAATGAACGACCACAGCGGATATTTGAATGAGGCCGGTTTATTCTTTTCTACCGAAAAATGGGCGAACCACGCGAATCCATATCCGCTCAGAAAACAAAGCGGAAAGTAATACCAAGTACCGCGTCCGATGAACCAAACAAGAAGAAGAATGCCGAGTGATGTGCCGACAAAATGTAGGGTACGCGTGAGCGGCTTAGAATGCTCCTGCACGTAAAAATCCCAAAATTCTGTGTAGTTTTGGATCATCGCTTTTCGAATAGCCGGGCTATTGGCTTGCCGGCGTTCGGATTATTCTCACTATAATCAAAACCCATCAAACGGCAAAGCGACGCGGCTATCTGATTTTGATAGATCGGTTCGGTATTTCTCCATTCACCACGAAGGTCGACACCCGGAATGACGAATGCCATCCAAATATTCTGCGCCTCGGGAACGTCTTCGCCATGATCGGACCAGTCTTTCGGCGAGTTACCGCGACCATGGTCGACAGTGATCATGATCGCTGTTATACCTTTGTATCGCGGGTCTTTCTCGACAAAATTCCACAGCTCTTTCAGCCAGTTGTCTGTTTTGTGCAGAGTATCCAAAATCCTTTCGTAGTTCTTGTCATGAGCGTAATCGTCGGTCTCGTCAAACCCTATGTGGATCGCCCGCGTCTGAAACTCCTTCATGTGAGCCATCGCGAGCTTGAACGTGAAATAGTCGTGACGCACGCTCGGCCATGGAGCGAGAACCTCGGACTGCAGGCGGAAAAGCTCATTGATCTCAGGGTTTTTGGTCGGATAGGTTTCGTAGGCGGCGTTAACGACAAACGAACCCGGCTTGTTCGTGGCGATCCGCATAAATGCGTCCCAGGACGAAAATTCGGCGACGGCGTTCGGACCTTTTCCAAGCTTGCGGGTCAGAAAATCGAGAAATGAAGGATAAGGATTCTGCGGATGGCCGTTGCTCTTAATGACATCGTCGTGAGCTTCGCCAGTCAGGATCTCTGAGTAGCCGGGATAGGAAAAGAAGAGCTTGTTTGTCGTCTTTGCCTCGCTTTTAAGCTCACGGTTGCCGGCGATCGAGCCGTGTTCTGTCATCAGCGTCTTCCAGAAGAATGGCATGAGCAGCTCACGGCGTTCTTTAGGGGTCGCGGCGTTGTAATTCTTAAATGCGGCTGTCTTTTCGAAATTCTTATTTACGCTGCGAAAAATATCGGCGTCCAAGCCACCGAATATTTCCTGCGTACGCGCTCCATCGAGCGTGACGAGGACGACGTTCTCGATCTTGTTTTGCGCCGATATCGCCGAAGCAAAAAAGCACAAAAAGAGAACGATCAAACGCGGGGAACATGACATTCTACTGATATTCATATCCCCCGAATGTTAGTCGTTTACGCGGCTTGTTTCAATTCGATCTGCGGCTTTTCGGTGTTAAATAAACGTATATTTTTTGCCCAGCCGAGTTTTTCGAAAAGGCGAATGGTTATCCAGTTCTGATCGAACTGATACCACTCCGTTCCGTGTCTCGCCGAGGTCGGCCACATGTGGTGGTTATTGTGCCAGCCCTCGCCAAAGGTGAGGATCGCGACGAACCAGTTGTTGGTCGACATATCGCCCGTCTCGTGCGGCCTGCCGCCATACATGTGCGAGAGCGAATTGACGAACCACGTCGTGTGCCAGCCGTAAACGACGCGTGCAAAAACTCCCCAAATGACCATCGACCAACCGCCAATCGCAAAGAAAACGCCTATGGACAGAATGATCGGAACCAAATAAAAGTTTGAGATCAGCACGTGGCCGCGGTCTTTCATCAGATCGGGAACGTACTTTTGAAGCGTCGCGTTATCGTGATCCTGAGCCTTGCCCCAAACGACCCAACCGATCTGCGCCCACCAGAAACCGGGGCGGATCGAGTGCGGATCTTTGTCGGTATCAGTAAATGCGTGGTGCATCCGATGCGTAGCGATCCACTTATCCGGCGGATCCTGCATTGACATACAGGCGAGCGACGAGAGCAGATACTCGAGCCACTTTGGTGCCTTAAAACTCCGGTGCGTCAGCAGACGGTGCCAACCGAGCCCGACGCCGAGGCTCCCGACGATCCAGTTTCCGATAACTAGTGCGGCAAAATTCTGCCAGCTAAATGTGAAGAAAACCCCGATGGCGACGATATGAAACACCGTTACCATGATGGCGTTTCGCCAGTTGATCGTCTGGCTGACCCGCTTGAACGTTAAAACATTTTGCATTAAGAGAATATGATGACGAAGCTAAAGTAAGGACAGTATTAGACTAACAGGTTCACTGCGATGAGTTTGTAATAGATTCGTAATTAGAGGATGCAAAGAAAACTGAAACAGCCAGCATATCTCTTTACAATATTAATTGCCCGAACTATAATCTCGCCAGTTACTTGACTGAAATTGCAAGAGACTTGTATTAATGTTTGTCGCTGTTCTTGTTCCAGATCGGCCTGCATCAGTGAGCTAATATCCGCTAGTATCCAAGGAGAATTTATGAAGTCTTTCCTCCGCGTTAGGATGAGTACGCTTGCTCTGGCTGCATTTTGTGGTCTGATATTTGTTGCTTCTGCTTTTCCCCAAACCGATGGTAAACCAAGCATCGCGGTGATCCCATTCGCTGAATCCGGCAAAGCGGTTTATGGCGGAAGTGAATTAACCGACCTGCTGATCGGCGAACTGCTCAGCAGCACCAAATTTGATGTCGCCGATAAAGCAAAGTCGTCTACTATCGAGCCTGAAATGCTGAAAGCTATAAACGGCGAAACGGTCAATGCAACGACCGTTACGGCTATCGGTGAAAAGACCGGAGCAAAAATTCTGGTCATAGGAAACGTCAGCGAATACAGTGCAAAGCAAAAGTCGTCGCTCTACGGCGTAAAAAGCTATGAAACGGTGGTCAAATTTAATCTGCGGGCCGTCGATGCCAAAACTTGCCAAGTGATCTTTTCACAGACATTCGAAAAACGCGGCGTAAACCTCGATGCGACGAAAGCAATGTCAGAGGCAAGTACAAAATCGACAAAGGATGCCGCGGCCGTTCTGATCAAGCGCCTAGCCGTTTCATCGCCAACCTCGAATTGATCTACGCGGGAACGGTGGTCATTATGTGGAGATATTCTCGGCTTCGGCGATCTGCTTCAGCCGAGCATTCCTCCTGCTGACTAGATTCCGAAGGTGACGCTTGATAAGAAATTTGTCGACTATCCTACCCAACATTCCGTAAGGCGAAGTCCAGGTCAATGTATCGAGCATGAGGGTTACCGCTTCGTGCCGAGTAAACTCGTGGATGTGCCGGAACGAACTAAAAGTTCCGTCGGTCATTTCATCGACAAACAACACCGGCCTTTCGAACTTCACGACCTTCATTGTCAACTGCTGCCGGAAGCCAAAATGCGTTCCCTCGAATGTGACAGTTTGTCCCAATCCGATCTTGGTATTCGTCCCACCGTCAAAAGCACTTTCTTTCGTTTTCGCGGTTGTCTCAATATGAATGCGATCATCGCGTATCAGGTCGAAACACGTTTCGGGGGAAGCATTGATAAATGTTTCGAGGACGATCTGAGGCATTGGTCAATAGTTTACGCGGACGAATTCAGCAACTCCGACACCGATCAATGCGCTGGCGAAGATCAGCCCGACACCGACGATCGAGGAGACTGGAATTGCGATCAACAAACCTTTTGCCACGCTGAACTGTCTCGTTTGCAGCCTGGAGACCAGGATTATCGAACCGATCCCAGCAAATACCGAGGCCAGG
Protein-coding sequences here:
- a CDS encoding RNA polymerase sigma factor, whose product is MFGLGREREKEWAAFEAEALPLMPDVYRVAYWLVRDKETAEDLTQETFVQALRSFHRYSPDTNCRAWLVTILYRVNGKRRMKLGQLKLVEDTEEQIAQTVAFEPPIPQNLRDEEIIEAIRRVPAKFAQVVLLTDVEEFSYKEAAELLQVPIGTIMSRLHRGRRLLRQELTGFNAQGRIAAEG
- the msrB gene encoding peptide-methionine (R)-S-oxide reductase MsrB: MRNIHTFTAILILAAITAVIGFACASKAATETAKVAEPIAETAPTPAKNGAKPGADDVFDGQKVVKTDEAWRKELSAEAYHVLREEGTERAFTGEYADNHEDGDYYCAACHLKLFSSKTKFESGTGWPSFYEPINKKNVVEKTDKLLGYERTEVECARCGGHLGHVFDDGPQPTGLRYCMNSVSLKFEKAAK
- a CDS encoding Fe(2+)-trafficking protein, producing MALFGDKFKCGRCDQKTEPIGYAPIPTELGQKIGEEMCQGCWKEWLQKQNQLINHFGLDVSNPDSHQFLFDNMKIFFYNEGVELAQIDTSQEGKVNW
- a CDS encoding peroxiredoxin, coding for MTTGNIAPNFTLLDGDGNSWTLNEHQGKPVVLLFYPGDNTPVCTAQLCSVRDHWSEYQATGAEVVGISTDTVESHKGFADKNQLPLRLLSDADRKVSELYDMKSWLPGRSARGVVVIDGNGKVAYHKVQAVSLFKPSDDDVLAAILLAKGM
- a CDS encoding radical SAM protein, translating into MADTQPNYIGLLDSGELESRVKRLEVLLASCTICPKDCGNNRLNDEIAACYSGRLPIVSSYTAHFGEEPCLSGTNGAGNIFFGNCNLRCVYCQNYQISQTWKTQKKNEITHERLAEMMLELQAKGVHNIGFVSPTHFAPQMARGILLAAQQGLTLPIVYNTNAYDSVEVLRLLDGIVDIYLPDLKYADSDAGFQYSKVRDYKEHARAAIKEMHRQMGDTLQFGEDGLLKRGLMIRLLVLPNGIADIESNLRWIRDELSPKTAISLMAQYYATNKAATDDRYILLSRRISEGEWFEAVSLLEDIGMEEGFMQEYESASHYYRPDFNDAEKPFKDIRDFQ
- a CDS encoding DUF4288 domain-containing protein; this encodes MKKSWYSAKCIFRLPATDSRRQIYEERIILIEAKDWDSAIKKAEKEANQYCDDSLGSEFTGFVDVFHLFDKKVSNKTEIFSSMQTSDLNSTEYLNHFYPDMPDDCEAEGQTHRWHKKDDKHQSCYHCRVVIKS
- a CDS encoding DUF2721 domain-containing protein; translation: MFADELINIDSNALNTTIEFLTAMVTPALLISATGSLVLSTSTRLGRVVDRVRQLEIRLGELIYVEDRDEVPLYDKRVEVVVDLLDKVTSRSRILQRALGTFYYGIGAFVLTSVLIATAAFLTKYRMLQLFPIAFGIGGIMCLFWGSLLMIKETRMATATVNAEMDFTWELARNVAPDDITSKYAKHGRHNGLNTAKLKEKRERKVSNTLGGE
- a CDS encoding esterase gives rise to the protein MNRFTDQPRGTVTNVRHESTVLKGNPLGDPHERDLFVYLPPGYEESDERYPTVYCLTGFTGRGQMLMNDSAFTPNIAERMDRLIAAGTISPMIVVMPDCFTYFGGSQYINSTATGRYEDYLTREIVPLIDERFRTISSRDSRAAMGKSSGGYGSLIMGMRHADQFGMICSIAGDCYFEYCLPQDFAKAFRLIKGDPKALMEKIWSTEKHGRDAHAAINTIGMSACYSPNGTDFDLPFDLETGEMRQDVWERWLGHDPVRLVAKHAKDLKSLKLLFLDAGKSDEFNLDVGARILSKRLKDHGIEHIHEEFDGGHFGVSYRFDRSLELISGAI
- a CDS encoding DUF962 domain-containing protein — encoded protein: MIQNYTEFWDFYVQEHSKPLTRTLHFVGTSLGILLLVWFIGRGTWYYFPLCFLSGYGFAWFAHFSVEKNKPASFKYPLWSFISDYKMMWFMMTGRMNAEVERVMSEV
- a CDS encoding alkaline phosphatase family protein, with amino-acid sequence MNISRMSCSPRLIVLFLCFFASAISAQNKIENVVLVTLDGARTQEIFGGLDADIFRSVNKNFEKTAAFKNYNAATPKERRELLMPFFWKTLMTEHGSIAGNRELKSEAKTTNKLFFSYPGYSEILTGEAHDDVIKSNGHPQNPYPSFLDFLTRKLGKGPNAVAEFSSWDAFMRIATNKPGSFVVNAAYETYPTKNPEINELFRLQSEVLAPWPSVRHDYFTFKLAMAHMKEFQTRAIHIGFDETDDYAHDKNYERILDTLHKTDNWLKELWNFVEKDPRYKGITAIMITVDHGRGNSPKDWSDHGEDVPEAQNIWMAFVIPGVDLRGEWRNTEPIYQNQIAASLCRLMGFDYSENNPNAGKPIARLFEKR
- a CDS encoding fatty acid desaturase, yielding MQNVLTFKRVSQTINWRNAIMVTVFHIVAIGVFFTFSWQNFAALVIGNWIVGSLGVGLGWHRLLTHRSFKAPKWLEYLLSSLACMSMQDPPDKWIATHRMHHAFTDTDKDPHSIRPGFWWAQIGWVVWGKAQDHDNATLQKYVPDLMKDRGHVLISNFYLVPIILSIGVFFAIGGWSMVIWGVFARVVYGWHTTWFVNSLSHMYGGRPHETGDMSTNNWFVAILTFGEGWHNNHHMWPTSARHGTEWYQFDQNWITIRLFEKLGWAKNIRLFNTEKPQIELKQAA
- a CDS encoding SRPBCC family protein — its product is MPQIVLETFINASPETCFDLIRDDRIHIETTAKTKESAFDGGTNTKIGLGQTVTFEGTHFGFRQQLTMKVVKFERPVLFVDEMTDGTFSSFRHIHEFTRHEAVTLMLDTLTWTSPYGMLGRIVDKFLIKRHLRNLVSRRNARLKQIAEAENIST